The following proteins are co-located in the Paenibacillus sp. JNUCC32 genome:
- a CDS encoding ABC transporter permease, giving the protein MRKSRFLLTPVLLWLSLFLIVPMLIVVGISFLSRDSLGNVVFSFSLEGYKTFFDPLYLGIYWDTLVLSLLTTVICLLVSYPLAYYIANASPRIQTWGLILITVPFWINFLIRTYAWVLLLRTQGVVNSLLLWVGWIDEPIQMLYTYGAVLLGMVYNFIPFMVLPIYVALEQMDKRLLDAASDLGASRWKAFRHITLPQSKSGIMTGAVLVYVSTSGMFVVTDILGGAKSSMISNIIQQQFLGARNWPFGAALSVIFVITSLVLILLFNRAMQARHQRVGEGR; this is encoded by the coding sequence ATGAGGAAATCAAGGTTCCTGTTGACTCCGGTGCTGCTGTGGTTATCCCTGTTCTTAATCGTTCCGATGCTGATCGTGGTCGGCATTTCCTTTCTCTCGCGGGATTCGCTCGGGAATGTCGTGTTTTCCTTCAGTCTGGAAGGATACAAGACTTTTTTTGATCCATTATATTTGGGCATCTACTGGGATACCTTGGTACTGTCGCTGCTGACTACGGTGATCTGCTTGTTAGTCAGCTATCCTTTGGCCTATTATATAGCCAACGCTTCCCCGCGTATCCAAACCTGGGGATTGATTCTGATCACGGTTCCGTTCTGGATCAACTTTTTGATCCGAACCTATGCGTGGGTTCTGCTGCTCCGGACGCAAGGCGTAGTGAACAGCCTGTTGCTGTGGGTTGGATGGATCGACGAGCCGATTCAGATGCTGTATACGTACGGCGCCGTACTGCTCGGGATGGTGTATAACTTCATTCCGTTCATGGTGCTGCCGATTTACGTGGCCTTGGAGCAGATGGACAAACGTCTGCTGGATGCGGCCAGCGATCTGGGCGCTTCCAGATGGAAGGCATTTCGGCATATTACCTTGCCTCAGAGCAAGTCCGGCATCATGACGGGTGCGGTTCTGGTCTATGTATCGACTTCCGGGATGTTTGTCGTCACGGATATATTGGGGGGCGCCAAGTCCTCCATGATCAGCAATATCATTCAGCAGCAGTTCCTGGGTGCGCGCAACTGGCCCTTTGGAGCGGCGTTATCGGTTATTTTTGTGATTACGTCCTTGGTGCTGATCCTGCTCTTTAACCGGGCGATGCAAGCCCGCCATCAACGCGTAGGGGAGGGGAGATAA
- a CDS encoding ABC transporter ATP-binding protein codes for MHVIELVQIEKHFQGQAVVHPLSLSIKEGEFLTLLGPSGCGKTTILRMIAGFEQPTEGQVWLAGQNVTDMPANKRDLNLVFQHYALFPHMTVEDNIAFGLKMKKMPRQLIKERVDEAVAMTQLTALRERFPHQLSGGQQQRVAIARAIANKPKVLLLDEPLGALDLQLRKNLQSELKHLQRTLGITFVYVTHDQEEAMMLSDRIVIMNHGRVEQIGTPREIYARPQTLFAATFVGENNVFSSPEGLFAVRPEKLIPQRESGAKKSGVIEDVQYLGSVHKLLVQLDDEPMKVTIALDISDDHPWEVGERVGVNWNAKDEVIIGP; via the coding sequence ATGCATGTGATTGAACTTGTCCAGATCGAGAAGCATTTTCAGGGACAAGCGGTCGTGCATCCGCTGTCGCTCTCCATTAAAGAAGGGGAATTCCTGACTTTGCTGGGCCCCAGCGGCTGCGGCAAAACGACGATTCTCCGAATGATAGCAGGATTCGAGCAGCCGACCGAAGGACAGGTATGGCTGGCGGGTCAGAATGTGACGGATATGCCTGCGAACAAGCGGGATTTGAATTTGGTATTCCAACACTATGCTCTGTTTCCGCATATGACCGTAGAAGACAATATCGCTTTTGGACTGAAAATGAAAAAAATGCCGCGCCAGCTCATCAAGGAGCGCGTGGACGAGGCTGTTGCGATGACGCAGCTGACCGCCTTGCGGGAACGCTTCCCGCACCAGTTGTCCGGCGGACAGCAGCAGCGCGTGGCCATTGCGCGCGCCATCGCCAACAAGCCGAAGGTGCTGCTGCTGGATGAACCGCTCGGCGCGCTGGATTTGCAGCTGCGGAAGAACCTGCAGTCCGAGCTCAAGCATTTGCAGCGGACGCTCGGGATCACGTTTGTATATGTAACGCACGACCAAGAGGAAGCCATGATGCTATCCGACCGGATCGTCATCATGAACCATGGACGGGTAGAGCAAATCGGCACGCCGCGCGAGATCTATGCGAGACCGCAAACGCTGTTTGCCGCCACGTTTGTAGGGGAGAATAACGTCTTCTCCTCGCCCGAGGGGCTTTTTGCCGTACGGCCGGAGAAACTCATTCCCCAGCGGGAATCGGGTGCCAAGAAGAGCGGCGTGATTGAGGATGTGCAGTACCTCGGCAGCGTTCATAAGCTGCTGGTCCAATTGGACGATGAGCCGATGAAGGTCACGATTGCCCTCGATATCTCGGATGACCATCCGTGGGAGGTTGGCGAACGGGTTGGGGTGAACTGGAACGCCAAGGATGAGGTGATCATCGGGCCATGA
- a CDS encoding SIMPL domain-containing protein, which translates to MKRWVKQVGSIMIAGALLTGSTAWVGLSGATEVHAAEAAQQNLLTVLGKGEISVKPDIVYLSIGAESYAETAKSAQKSNALKMDKITKLLKETWKIDDKDIKTEQFYVQPNYTYSDENGRKVKNYTAYHSLEVTLRDLSKVGDLLDAASDAGANSIGNARFSVENRDAFEAQVIDKAMANADLKAQAMAKASKRQLGIVLNIVEGSVGVDTIYGLEKMAMEAQSTAADAGANTSVKPGEIKITTQLYVQYQLK; encoded by the coding sequence ATGAAAAGATGGGTCAAACAAGTAGGTTCTATCATGATTGCAGGCGCACTGCTGACTGGCAGCACGGCTTGGGTCGGGTTGAGCGGAGCAACCGAGGTGCACGCGGCGGAGGCAGCACAGCAAAACCTTCTTACCGTACTTGGTAAAGGCGAGATCTCGGTGAAGCCAGATATCGTTTATCTTTCCATCGGGGCAGAATCATATGCGGAAACCGCAAAATCCGCACAGAAGAGCAATGCGCTGAAAATGGATAAGATTACGAAGCTGTTGAAAGAAACCTGGAAGATCGACGACAAGGATATCAAAACCGAGCAGTTCTATGTACAACCGAACTATACGTACTCCGATGAGAATGGACGTAAAGTGAAAAATTACACCGCCTATCATTCCCTGGAAGTTACGCTTCGCGATCTGAGCAAAGTCGGGGACCTGCTCGATGCAGCATCCGATGCCGGCGCCAATTCCATCGGCAACGCCCGTTTCTCGGTTGAGAACCGCGATGCATTCGAAGCGCAAGTGATTGATAAGGCGATGGCGAACGCGGACCTGAAGGCACAAGCGATGGCGAAGGCGTCCAAGCGTCAACTCGGTATCGTACTGAACATTGTGGAAGGTTCCGTTGGCGTAGATACCATCTATGGCCTCGAAAAAATGGCGATGGAGGCTCAGTCCACGGCAGCGGACGCTGGAGCAAACACATCCGTGAAGCCGGGCGAGATCAAAATCACGACACAGCTGTACGTGCAATACCAGTTGAAGTAG
- a CDS encoding amino acid ABC transporter substrate-binding protein/permease: MRVFYVFMSLLLLMAVGVPYGSVSAAGEPASGKTYQIGTDVTFAPFEFQDASGKFVGIDMDLLDAIAKDQNFKYEIKPLGFNAAVQALEANQVDGVIAGMSITDERKQKFDFSDPYFDSGVVMAIRQDQESIKSYEDLRGKKVAVKTGTEGYSFAESISSKYGFTIVPFDDSAQMYDDVKTGNSVACFDDFPVLAYGVEQNNGLKIVTEMEPGASYGFAVSKGRNQELLQKFNAGLVNLKASGEYDRIKEKYIGENAVSAPSQSRWGLIVESLPSLLKGLGNTLLLTIVSLFFAFFLGLIFGFMKVGRNRWLRGIATVFVDIFRGIPLLVLAFFIYFGIPQAFGFTMSPIVAAVLTLSLNAGAYVTEIIRGGIQSIDPGQLEAARSLGLPYRKAMMKIIIPQAIKVMIPTFINQLVITLKDTSILSVIGLVELTQSGKIIIARTFASFDIWLVVAIMYLVVITILTKISDRLERKVRHG, from the coding sequence TTGCGTGTATTCTACGTGTTCATGTCACTGCTGCTCCTCATGGCCGTTGGCGTTCCCTATGGATCGGTAAGCGCGGCGGGAGAGCCAGCCTCCGGCAAAACCTATCAGATCGGAACGGACGTTACGTTCGCCCCGTTTGAATTCCAGGATGCGAGCGGCAAATTTGTCGGCATCGATATGGATCTGCTGGATGCGATCGCGAAAGACCAGAACTTCAAATACGAGATCAAGCCGCTCGGCTTCAATGCGGCGGTTCAGGCGCTGGAAGCCAATCAGGTGGACGGCGTCATCGCGGGCATGAGTATCACGGATGAACGGAAGCAGAAATTCGATTTTTCCGATCCCTATTTTGATTCGGGCGTTGTCATGGCCATCCGCCAGGACCAGGAATCCATCAAATCCTATGAGGATTTAAGGGGGAAAAAGGTTGCTGTCAAAACCGGTACGGAGGGTTACAGCTTCGCGGAATCCATATCCTCCAAGTACGGCTTCACCATCGTGCCTTTTGACGATTCGGCCCAAATGTATGACGATGTCAAAACCGGCAATTCCGTTGCCTGCTTTGACGATTTTCCCGTACTCGCTTATGGAGTGGAACAGAACAACGGTCTAAAGATCGTTACGGAGATGGAGCCCGGCGCCTCCTACGGATTCGCCGTCAGCAAGGGACGGAACCAGGAGCTTCTGCAGAAGTTCAACGCTGGTTTGGTGAATCTGAAGGCAAGTGGAGAGTACGATCGCATTAAGGAAAAATATATCGGGGAGAATGCCGTAAGCGCACCGAGTCAAAGCCGCTGGGGACTAATCGTGGAGTCGCTGCCTTCCCTGCTGAAGGGCCTTGGCAATACGCTGCTGCTGACCATCGTGTCGCTGTTTTTTGCGTTTTTCCTAGGGCTGATCTTCGGTTTCATGAAGGTCGGTCGCAATCGATGGCTCCGGGGCATCGCCACCGTATTCGTGGACATCTTCCGCGGCATTCCGCTGCTGGTGCTTGCCTTCTTCATCTACTTCGGCATTCCGCAGGCGTTCGGCTTCACGATGTCGCCGATCGTCGCAGCGGTCCTGACGCTGAGCTTGAATGCCGGCGCTTATGTCACGGAGATTATTCGCGGCGGCATTCAATCCATTGACCCCGGACAGCTGGAGGCGGCCCGCTCGCTCGGACTGCCATACCGCAAAGCCATGATGAAAATCATCATTCCGCAGGCGATCAAAGTCATGATTCCGACCTTTATTAACCAGCTGGTGATCACGCTGAAGGATACGTCCATCCTGTCGGTGATCGGTCTGGTCGAGCTGACCCAATCCGGGAAGATCATCATTGCGAGAACGTTCGCCTCGTTTGATATCTGGCTCGTGGTGGCCATCATGTATCTGGTCGTGATCACGATTCTGACGAAAATTTCGGACCGTCTGGAAAGGAAGGTGCGTCATGGATAA
- a CDS encoding amino acid ABC transporter ATP-binding protein — MDKIRIEGLKKSFGTNEVLKGIDMQVQEGEVVCVIGPSGSGKSTFLRCINRLEEISAGRVFVHDQDINDPKTNINKARENIGMVFQHFNLFPHFNVLKNITFAPVELGKQNAAEARATALKLLDRVGLSDKAQAFPSQLSGGQKQRVAIARALAMNPDIMLFDEPTSALDPEMVGEVLGVMKDLAREGMTMMIVTHEMGFAREVADRVIFMDGGYIVEEGPPEEVFGSPKHERTISFLEKVL, encoded by the coding sequence ATGGATAAAATCCGCATAGAAGGACTGAAGAAGAGCTTTGGCACGAACGAGGTGCTGAAGGGAATCGATATGCAAGTCCAGGAAGGCGAGGTTGTCTGCGTGATCGGGCCATCGGGCTCGGGCAAAAGCACCTTTCTGCGCTGCATCAACCGGCTGGAGGAAATTTCGGCTGGCAGGGTCTTTGTCCATGATCAGGATATCAATGACCCTAAAACGAACATCAATAAGGCGCGCGAGAACATCGGCATGGTGTTCCAGCATTTTAATCTCTTTCCGCACTTCAACGTGCTGAAGAACATTACCTTCGCCCCGGTCGAGCTGGGCAAGCAAAACGCCGCCGAGGCACGTGCCACGGCGCTGAAGCTGCTGGACCGAGTAGGCCTCTCCGATAAGGCACAGGCTTTCCCGAGCCAGCTGTCCGGCGGCCAGAAGCAGCGCGTGGCGATCGCCCGGGCCTTGGCGATGAATCCCGACATCATGCTGTTCGACGAGCCGACCTCGGCGCTGGACCCGGAGATGGTCGGCGAGGTGCTCGGCGTCATGAAGGACCTGGCGCGCGAGGGCATGACGATGATGATCGTTACCCATGAGATGGGGTTTGCCCGCGAGGTTGCGGACCGGGTCATCTTCATGGACGGCGGGTATATCGTAGAGGAAGGTCCGCCGGAAGAGGTGTTCGGCAGCCCGAAGCATGAGCGGACCATCAGCTTTCTGGAGAAGGTGCTGTAA
- a CDS encoding sensor histidine kinase has product MRRPLKILWKIVRETIQTILIFAVLGASWTAATYVTRFLYNWTGTPPWDYAVQLIDLFVGVIIFFLCMLVVGMFFKHRQMAMLNSITDAMRRISQGDFSVKMDEHQWRGEFRMIASGINDMAGELGRMETMRQDFISNVSHEIQSPLTSIRGFARALRNPRLTEEKRARYLEIIEGEGRRLSQLSDNLLKLSSLEGDQPAFERARYRLDGQLRAVVLAHEPQWLAKRIQVDLDLAEVEIEATEDLLSQVWTNLLHNSIKFTPEDGMITIVLKAGEDGAEVTMTDTGVGMSDSDQLHIFERFYKADKSRNRAAGGSGLGLSIVKRIVDIHQGRITVQSEPGKGSAFTVVVPYKSSGDTKQ; this is encoded by the coding sequence ATGAGGAGACCGCTTAAAATCTTGTGGAAAATCGTTCGGGAGACGATTCAGACCATCCTAATCTTCGCGGTCTTGGGAGCGTCATGGACGGCGGCGACCTACGTGACGCGGTTTCTTTACAACTGGACGGGAACGCCGCCATGGGATTATGCCGTCCAGCTGATCGACTTGTTTGTCGGCGTCATCATTTTCTTCCTGTGCATGCTGGTCGTGGGGATGTTCTTCAAGCACCGGCAAATGGCCATGCTGAATTCCATTACGGATGCTATGCGCCGGATCTCCCAGGGGGATTTCAGTGTGAAGATGGATGAACACCAATGGCGCGGGGAGTTCAGGATGATTGCTTCCGGCATTAACGACATGGCCGGCGAGTTGGGGCGCATGGAGACGATGCGGCAGGATTTCATCTCCAACGTGTCCCATGAAATCCAATCCCCGCTCACTTCGATTCGGGGTTTTGCAAGGGCGCTCCGAAATCCGCGTCTCACCGAGGAGAAGAGAGCCCGTTACCTGGAGATCATCGAGGGAGAGGGCCGCCGTTTGTCGCAGCTGAGTGACAATCTGTTGAAGCTGTCGTCTCTGGAAGGCGATCAGCCTGCCTTCGAAAGGGCCCGTTACCGGCTCGACGGGCAGCTGCGAGCCGTCGTGTTGGCGCATGAGCCGCAGTGGCTGGCGAAACGGATTCAGGTGGATCTGGATCTCGCCGAGGTCGAGATTGAGGCGACGGAGGATCTGCTGAGTCAAGTGTGGACCAACTTGCTGCACAACAGCATCAAGTTCACGCCCGAGGACGGCATGATCACCATTGTGCTGAAAGCAGGGGAAGACGGAGCCGAGGTTACCATGACCGATACGGGGGTCGGGATGTCGGACTCGGATCAGCTGCATATCTTCGAGCGCTTCTACAAAGCGGACAAATCGCGTAATCGCGCGGCTGGCGGCAGCGGGCTTGGGTTGTCGATCGTGAAGCGGATCGTGGACATCCACCAAGGGAGAATTACGGTCCAATCGGAGCCGGGGAAGGGATCGGCTTTTACCGTGGTGGTGCCATACAAGAGTTCCGGCGATACAAAGCAGTGA
- a CDS encoding response regulator transcription factor, whose protein sequence is MAKILVVDDDPNIRELIKVFLEEAGMEEVMEASDGVEALSVMEQVSVDLVVMDIMMPNMDGWELCREIRRNTGIPVLMLTAKGETRQIVKGFELGTDDYLVKPFEPAELVVRVKALLKRYQVAASQTVTIGNLQMNRKTYEAKAGDEVFTLPLKEFELLFKLASYPGSTLPRDRLIEDIWGYDFEGNERTLDVHVNRLRERFPEEKYRFRIRTVRGLGYRLEAGES, encoded by the coding sequence ATGGCAAAAATATTGGTTGTGGACGACGATCCGAACATCCGCGAACTTATCAAGGTGTTCCTGGAGGAGGCGGGGATGGAAGAGGTGATGGAGGCCTCGGATGGCGTCGAGGCCCTGTCCGTGATGGAGCAAGTTTCGGTCGATCTGGTCGTGATGGATATCATGATGCCTAATATGGACGGATGGGAGCTATGCCGGGAGATTCGGAGGAATACCGGCATTCCGGTGTTGATGCTGACGGCAAAAGGGGAGACGAGACAGATCGTGAAGGGTTTTGAGCTGGGCACGGACGATTATCTCGTGAAGCCTTTTGAGCCCGCGGAGCTTGTCGTACGCGTCAAAGCGCTGCTGAAGCGATATCAGGTAGCCGCATCGCAGACGGTCACGATCGGTAACCTGCAGATGAACCGTAAAACTTATGAGGCCAAAGCCGGCGATGAGGTTTTTACCTTGCCGTTAAAGGAGTTTGAGCTGCTCTTCAAACTGGCCAGTTATCCGGGGAGCACGCTGCCGCGCGACCGGCTGATCGAGGATATATGGGGGTATGACTTTGAAGGGAACGAACGCACGCTGGACGTTCACGTGAATCGCCTGCGAGAACGGTTCCCGGAGGAGAAGTACCGGTTCAGGATTCGAACGGTTCGCGGCCTGGGGTATCGCCTGGAGGCAGGTGAGAGCTGA